A window of Streptomyces sp. Je 1-332 genomic DNA:
TGGGCCACGTTCGCCCTGCTGATCACGGCCGCGCCGATCTTCGCCTGGCGCTGGGGGATGCGGCAGGACAAGAAGAAGCGCAAATCCCAGCACGGACCCGGAGCTTCGGGGCCGCCCTCGGGCGGCGGGGACCCGATGGTGCCGCAGCAGCGTGACGCCACGGCGCAGCTGCCCCAGGCACACCAGCCTCCGCAGGCGCCGCACGCGCCGCAGCAGAAGCCCAGCTGGGCAGCGAACGACCAGACCATGCAGATCGCCCTTGGGGGACGTAAGAAATGAAGGACCGCTCCAGCCGCCGCCGCGCCCGACGCATCGCGATAGGCGCGGCGGTGGTCATAGCGCTGGCCGGGATGAACGGCCCGTGGCTGTGGCGCGTGGGCTCGGAGAAGTACCACGACTACAAGATCAACAAGCCGGAGTACAAGGCCGACAACGGCCACTGGCAGGTCGTGAACTTCCCCGAGGAGTACCGCCAGAACACGATCCACGCGGCGCTCCTGCACACCGGCAAGATCCTCCTGGTCGCCGGCTCCGGCAACAACCAGAAGAACTTCGACGCCAAGAAGTTCGACACCCGCCTGTGGGACCCGGTCAAGAACACGATCAAGAAGATCAAGACGCCCGTCGACCTCTTCTGCACCGGCCACACCCAGCTCGCGAACGGCAATCTCCTGATCGCGGGCGGCACCCAGCGCTACGAGAAGCTCAAGGGCGACATCACCAAGGCCGGCGGCCTGATGGTGGTGCACAACGAAGACCCGGACAAGCCGATCACGCTGCCCGCGGGCACGAAGTTCACCGGCAAGAAGAACGGCAAGACGTTCGTCTCCAAGGACCCGGTCGTCGTCGAGCGCGCCAAGAAGGTCTTCGACAAGCAGACCGGCGCCTTCGTCCGCAACGAACCGGGCCTCGGCCGGGTGTACGTGGAGGCGCAGAAGAGCGGCACGAAGTACGAGACGGGTACGCAGGACAACTACCGCGTGCAGGGCCTCAAGGGCGCCGCCACCCGCAACACGTACGGCATCGCGCAGAAGCTCGCCCTGGACAAGAAGGACTTCCAGGGGATCAAGGACTCCTTCGAGTTCGACCCGGTCGCCGAGAAGTACATCAAGGTCGACCCGATGAACGAGGCCCGCTGGTACCCCACGCTGACGACGCTCTCGGACGGCAAGGTGCTCAGCCTCTCCGGCCTCGACGAGATCGGCCAGCTGGTCCCGGGCAAGAACGAGGTCTACGACCCCAAGACGAAGAAGTGGACCTACACCAAGCAGGTCCGCCAGTTCCCCACCTACCCCGCCGTGTTCCAGCTGGAGAGCGGCAGGCTCTTCTACTCGGGCTCGAACGCGGGCTACGGCCCCGATGACGTCGGCCGCAAGCCCGGCACCTGGGACCTGGAGAAGAAGGGCAGCTGGAAGGGGATCCCGGGGATGAGCGACCCCAACCTCCTGGAGACGTCCAACACGGTCGAGCTGCCGCCCGCGCAGGACCAGAAGTACATGGTCGTCGGCGGCGGCGGTGTCGGCGAGTCCAAGAAGTCCAGCAAGAAGACCCGCATCGTCGACCTCCTGGACGACAACCCGAAGTTCGTCGACGGCCCCGAACTGGAGAAGGGCACGCGTTACCCGCAGGCCTCGACCCTGCCCGACGACACGGTGCTCATATCCGGCGGCTCGGAGGACTACCGCGGCCGCAGTGACTCGAACATCAAGCAGGCGCGGATCTACGACGCCAAGACCGGCGACATGCGACGGGTGGCGGACCCGGAGGTCGGGCGCAACTACCACTCGGGCTCGATCCTGCTGCCCGACGGCCGCGTGATGTTCTTCGGCTCCGACTCGCTCTACTCCGACAAGGCCAACACCAAGCCCGGAGAGTTCGAGCAGCGCATCGAGATCTACACCCCGCCGTATCTCTACCAGGGCTCGCAGCCCACGCTCACCGGCGGCCCGAAGGAGATCAAGCGGGGCGGGTCGGGCACCTACAAGACCCAGCACGCCTCGTCCATCAAGACGGCCCGCCTGATCAGGCCGAGCGCCTCGACGCACGTCACGGACATCGACCAGACGTCCGTCGCGCTGGACCTGAAGAAGTCCGCGGGCGGCGTCACGGTGACGATCCCGAAGGAGAAGAGCCTGGTGGAGTCCGGCTGGTACATGCTGTTCGTCACGGACGACCAGGGGACACCGAGCAAGGCTCAGTGGGTCCACGTGCCGTAAGTAGCGCCCCGTAAGGGGCGCGGGGAACTGCGCGAGCAACCAAAGAAAAGCCGCAGTCGCATCTGACGGAATCCCGGCAGATGCGACTGCGGCTTTTCGCTACTTCGCGCCCGCGGCCAGCTTCAGCGCGTACTCAGGCCACCACTCCCCCGCCTTGGGGCCGCCCCTGCACGTGCCGTCCGACTCTCCGGGTCGCTTGACCCAGAGATACGCGTCCACCAAGGGATCACCCGTCTTGGTGGTCGGCGCCTCGCCCAACGCACGCCCCGGCGGGTTGCACCAGGTGTCCTTGCCCTTGGTGTACGGGCCGTTGCCGTTGCGCGCGGTGTCGATGACGAACGGCTTGTTGCCGATCTTCGCCGAGAGCTTCTTGCCGAACTCCGTGCTGGCCTCGGTGGTCTGGAAGTTCGAGACGTTCACCGAGAAGCCGTCGGCCTGCTCGACGCCCGACCACTTCAGGGGCTCCCAGAGCGAGTCGGGGTTCTTCCAGCCCGCGTTGCCCGCGTCCAGGTACACCTTGGTGTTCTTCAGGGACTTGAGCTTCTCGATGGCGCCCTTGAGGAGGTCGTAACGCTCCTCGTGGAACTCCTCGGGCGTGCAGTTGTCGACCATGTGGAGCACGGCGTCCGGCTCCAGGATGATCGTGGCCCTGCGGTCGCCGATGCCCTTGGCGACCTGGTCGATGAACTTCCTGTACTCGTTGCCGTCGGCCGCGCCGCCGCCCGAGTACTGACCGCAGTCGCGGTGCGGGATGTTGTAGAGAACCAACAGGGCGTCCCGGTCGGCCTTCTGAGCGGCCTCGGTGAAGCCGCGCGCCTGGTCCTCCGCGTTCTCCGGGACGATCCATTCGGCGACCGGCTGCTCGGCGATCTTCCGGATGAGCCCGGCGTCGTCCTTCTTGCCGTCCTTCTCGTACGTGGCGACCTGCTTGGCCGCGTTCCCCTCCGGGTTGACCCAGTACGGATCGGAGCCCTTGGGCTGCTGCTTGACCGGCTGCCCCGAAGACCCCTCCTCGCCCGAGCCGTCATCGGAGGAGCACCCCGACAGCAGCAGCGCAGCCCCCGCAAACGCCGCCGCAGCCTTCACCCCCCGGGACGCGGTCCGATGACCGCGGCCGGTGCCTTTGTGGTACATCCACTCCCCCTTGGGTGCACTGTCCGATTCTCAATCCTGACATACGCACTCCCCGCTCACGAGGCCCGCCCGTCGGCTGCGGAGACCTGTAGGAGACCTGTTACAGCACGGCGTCCGGGGGTAGGCGCAGTGCGCGGGGTGACGCTGTAGGGGAGGAGACCATGCGGGATCGCATCTCTGAACTACGGCTGGCCCACGTGCTTGTGGAGACCACGAACACCCTGGACGACGACTTCGACCCGGAGCGCTACCTCGGCCGGGTCGCGGGCCACTGCGTGGAACTGCTCGACGCGTCCGCCGCCGCCGTCATCTTCGACGTCCCCGGCACCCCCGCGCTCGCCACCGGTGGGCACCCCCGCGACCTCGCACTCGGCCTGCTCGGGGCCCAGCAGAGCGGCGGGCCCTGCGTGGAGAGCCTCGGCACGGGGCGGCTCGTGGCGCCTGTGCGGCTCGCGGCGGCCGAACCCGCGCGGCGCTGGCCGGAGTTCACCGCCCTGGCCCGGCGCCACGGCATCGGTGTGACGTACGCGGTGCCGCTGCGTCAGCGCGAAGCCCTGCTCGGGGCGCTCAACGTCTTCGTGCCCGAGACCTCCCCGGGCCCGCACGCCGACGGTGAGTTGAGTCTCGCGCAGGCCATCGCCGACGCCACCGCGGTGGGGCTGCACAACCACCGCGCCTACACGGAGTGCCGGACCCGCGCCACACAGCTCCAGACTGCCCTGACCAGCCGCGTACGCATCGAACAGGCCAAGGGCGCACTCGCCGAGCGCTGGCACACGGGGGTGGAGGAGGCCTTCGATGCGCTGCGGCGGTACGCCCGCAGAGAACGGCTGGCCATCGACGTGGTCGCCACCGAGGTGATCAAGGGATCGCTCGATGACGCGGCGCTGCGCGGCAGTTGGTCCGGGCCTTCCTGAAGGCCGCCCCGGCGACCGGCGCCACCTGCGGGGATCACGGAGCGGATGCGGATCACGACTTGGCGTCAAACCACCTCTAGGCTCCGGCGCTCATCCGTTCTACAGTCGTCTCAACGGCCCAAGCCCCCGGCCTGATCGCCCATCCCTTACATCGGGGTTGCCCACCGAACCTCCCGCGCCGGCGCCGGGTTACTCCCGCAGCTCGTGCGCGCGCGGTCGAGGACCAGCCCGGTCGACGGCTCCGGGGGGAGCGGGCCGCCGACCGGGCCGGGTTGTCCCGGTCTCCGGACCACGCGCCCCTCCGTGCCCTGCGACCCCACTCCGGTGAGGTAGGCGGACACCACCACGTTCGCCGAGTACGTCCCGGTCGCCCGGTCGAACGTGCCGCCGCACGTGATCAGACGGAGCTCGGCGCGGCCCTCCTCATGGGGGCCGTACGCCTTCTTCGCGTCGAAGTGGTTCCTGTTGATGACCTGGACGTCGTCCACGGTGAACTCGGCGACCGAGCCGTCGTCCCGGGTCACCCGGATCTTCTCGCCGGGGCGCACCGCACTGAGGTCGTAGAAGACCGCGGGGCGCGTCTCGGTGTCGACGTGGCCCACGAACAGGGACGTGCCCTCGGCGCCGGGGCGCGTGCCGCCGCCGTACCAGCCGACGGAGCCCGCCTGCTCGAAGGGCGGCGGATCGATGGCACCGTACTGATCGAGGCCGCGGGTGATCACCGGAGCCTGTACCCGCAGCGAGGGAACGTCGACGCGCAGCGGCCTCGCCGCGCCCAACGGCTCGTGTGCGTCCGGGAGTTCGACGGCGAACGGCCGGCCGACCGCCGCCACGTCGCCGTTCGTGGGCTCCGAGACACCGCCCCGTACGTCGGTGATCTCGCTGCCCCACAGCCAGAGCCCTACGAGCGCAAGCGCCCAGGCGATCCCGGTGAGGAAGCGCCCGTGCCCGGTCGGCCCCTCATGGTCCGCATCGTGACCTGCCATGTCGCTCGTCGCCCGTCACTCGGAGCGGCGCCGGCGCACGCTGCGCACGGCCACGGCCACGGCCGCCACCCCTGCGAGGACCAGGCCGATCACCGCGTGCCGGGTGCCGGGGCCGGCCTCCTGGGTGTGCGCGGCCAGCTCGGCGGAGCCGCCGCCGCCCGCGCGGACCGGGGAGCGGGGTTCGGTGTTCTGCTGGTTGGGGGGTTCGGCGTTCTGCTGGATGACGCGCAAGGTGCCCACGCCCTGGTGCGGGTGGCCGTCACAGACGACGGTGACATCGTGCGTACCCTCGACGCCGTCCCGGATGGTGGCCGAGCCGTTCAGGGTGTACTTGTCGCCGTCCCTGCCGGTCAGCTTCGCGTCCCCCGTGAACGCCCCCGACCCGGCGGACCCGGTCGTGCCGTCGCAGCCCGTGACGCTGATCTCCACCTTCGCCCCGGCGGCCACGGTGTCCGGTGAGACCGTGGCGTGCACCTTGGCCTCGTCATGGGCGTACGCGGGCGCCGTGGCGGCCATGGGGAGCACGGCGAGGGCAGCGGCCCCGGCTATGCCACACAAGGTGAGTGATCCTGTACGCATCGTGAACCTCCTGTTCCGAGGTTCACGCGCGGCGGCGGCTCACGCCTCCCGTGTGCGGCAAACGGGTGGTTTTACACGCGATCGACCAGGTCAGCGATGGAGTCCACGATGTTGGAAGGACGGAACGGGTGCTGGTCGATGTCCGCACGGGTCGTCAGGCCCGTGAGCACCAGGAACGTCTCCATCCCGGCCTCCAGACCGGCGAGGATGTCCGTGTCCATGCGGTCGCCGATCATGGCGCTGGTCTCGGAGTGCGCCCCGATCGCGTTCAGGCCGGTCCGCATCATCAGCGGGTTCGGCTTTCCGGCGAAGTAGGGGTTGCGGCCGGTGGCCTTGGTGATCAGCGCGGCGACGGCCCCGGTCGCGGGCAGCGGGCCTTCCATGGAGGGCCCGGTCTCGTCGGGGTTCGTGCAGATGAAGCGGGCCCCGCCGTTGATCAGCCGTACGGCCTTGGTCATGGCCTCGAAGGAGTACGTACGGGTCTCGCCGAGCACCACGTAGTCCGGGGCGTGGTCGGTCAGGACGTACCCGATGTCGTGCAGGGCGGTGGTGAGACCCGCCTCG
This region includes:
- a CDS encoding kelch motif-containing protein, coding for MKDRSSRRRARRIAIGAAVVIALAGMNGPWLWRVGSEKYHDYKINKPEYKADNGHWQVVNFPEEYRQNTIHAALLHTGKILLVAGSGNNQKNFDAKKFDTRLWDPVKNTIKKIKTPVDLFCTGHTQLANGNLLIAGGTQRYEKLKGDITKAGGLMVVHNEDPDKPITLPAGTKFTGKKNGKTFVSKDPVVVERAKKVFDKQTGAFVRNEPGLGRVYVEAQKSGTKYETGTQDNYRVQGLKGAATRNTYGIAQKLALDKKDFQGIKDSFEFDPVAEKYIKVDPMNEARWYPTLTTLSDGKVLSLSGLDEIGQLVPGKNEVYDPKTKKWTYTKQVRQFPTYPAVFQLESGRLFYSGSNAGYGPDDVGRKPGTWDLEKKGSWKGIPGMSDPNLLETSNTVELPPAQDQKYMVVGGGGVGESKKSSKKTRIVDLLDDNPKFVDGPELEKGTRYPQASTLPDDTVLISGGSEDYRGRSDSNIKQARIYDAKTGDMRRVADPEVGRNYHSGSILLPDGRVMFFGSDSLYSDKANTKPGEFEQRIEIYTPPYLYQGSQPTLTGGPKEIKRGGSGTYKTQHASSIKTARLIRPSASTHVTDIDQTSVALDLKKSAGGVTVTIPKEKSLVESGWYMLFVTDDQGTPSKAQWVHVP
- a CDS encoding glycoside hydrolase family 6 protein, with protein sequence MYHKGTGRGHRTASRGVKAAAAFAGAALLLSGCSSDDGSGEEGSSGQPVKQQPKGSDPYWVNPEGNAAKQVATYEKDGKKDDAGLIRKIAEQPVAEWIVPENAEDQARGFTEAAQKADRDALLVLYNIPHRDCGQYSGGGAADGNEYRKFIDQVAKGIGDRRATIILEPDAVLHMVDNCTPEEFHEERYDLLKGAIEKLKSLKNTKVYLDAGNAGWKNPDSLWEPLKWSGVEQADGFSVNVSNFQTTEASTEFGKKLSAKIGNKPFVIDTARNGNGPYTKGKDTWCNPPGRALGEAPTTKTGDPLVDAYLWVKRPGESDGTCRGGPKAGEWWPEYALKLAAGAK
- a CDS encoding GAF and ANTAR domain-containing protein, with the protein product MRDRISELRLAHVLVETTNTLDDDFDPERYLGRVAGHCVELLDASAAAVIFDVPGTPALATGGHPRDLALGLLGAQQSGGPCVESLGTGRLVAPVRLAAAEPARRWPEFTALARRHGIGVTYAVPLRQREALLGALNVFVPETSPGPHADGELSLAQAIADATAVGLHNHRAYTECRTRATQLQTALTSRVRIEQAKGALAERWHTGVEEAFDALRRYARRERLAIDVVATEVIKGSLDDAALRGSWSGPS
- a CDS encoding HAD-IIA family hydrolase, producing the protein MAERKPIESWLTDMDGVLIHEGVPIPGADSFIKRLRESGKPFLVLTNNSIYTARDLQARLNRMGLEVPVENIWTSALATAKFLDDQRPGGTAYVIGEAGLTTALHDIGYVLTDHAPDYVVLGETRTYSFEAMTKAVRLINGGARFICTNPDETGPSMEGPLPATGAVAALITKATGRNPYFAGKPNPLMMRTGLNAIGAHSETSAMIGDRMDTDILAGLEAGMETFLVLTGLTTRADIDQHPFRPSNIVDSIADLVDRV